The genomic DNA AGGCGGGCCGCGAGGGGTATTGGCTCATCGAGGTGAAGGACGGCCGGGTGCTGGGCGGGCATCAGCGCGTCCCCGGCGAGGAGACGCCCGAGCCCGCCGCGCTTCACGCCTGAAGGCGCGGGGAGGCGTAGCGGCGCACGAAGTGGATCCACCGGCGCTCGTCGACTTCCACCTGCCACTCACTGTTGGGCGTGAGTGGCAGACGGGGCTTGAGGAAGGCTTCCAGGTGGTCCGCGGCCTTCACGGGCGTGAGGCCCGGAGCGCGGAAGGCGATGCGCAGGAAGACCTCCAACGAGGGCGCGACCTCCACCACCGCGTAGATGCGCAGCGCGCCCACGCGCCGCTGGTTCTGCACGTCCTGCGCGGGCACCGACGCGGGCGTCTGCCCGGCCGGAGTTCCCGTCATCCAATTGGATGGCTCGAGAGCGAACTCCAACAGCTCGTTGCTCGCCTCTTGCAGATTCGTATGCTCGTGAATGGTAAGCATTCCCCCGCCTCTCTGTAGTGGCCGTCCGCGGGGGAGAATGTGCCCACGCTCCGAGGGCATGCAAGGGGACGCCGGAGTCTTGTAGGCGCTTCGTTCCAAGACGTCCTCCACGCGTCAGAGTCGCGGGGTGACGCGGTGCGCGGAGGGGCATTCCGTGCGGACGGTGAACATTCCCGTGGTGCGTGACGCGGGGTGCTGGTCCGCACTCCGCGCACACTCACCGGCCGAAGGCCACCGCCGCGAGGAATCGCCAGGACAGCCGCGTGGCCTCTCCGCTCAACACATCGATGAGCTCGTCGCGGGCCCGCTCGTCGCGGTTGGCGAGGTGGAAGATGCGGTCGAGCAACCGGGGCCGCTCGAAGGCCCACATCAACCGGCGGTTGAGCCGGAACGCGGTGCGAAAGCGCGTCTGCCAGCGTCGCGCGTACCCCCCCAGTCCCCGCGCCGACAGGTCTCCCGTGGCGAAGGCCTCCGCGAGGGCCTCGGCGGCGAAGGCCCCCGACTCCAGGGCGAACTCGATGCCCTCGCCCGTGAGCGGGTTGACAAAGCCGGCCGCGTCTCCGAGCAGCAGCGCTCGATCGAAGGTGGTGTGGCGGGCCGAGGAGCCAAAGGGCAGGTGGTGGCCCTTCACCCGGCCCACGCGCCGGGCCCCGGCGAGCTCCGCCGCCACATGGGGGCTCGCGCAGAAGCGCTCCAGCAGCTCGGGCAGCCGGACGCCGGACGCGGCGAGCTGGTCCGCGCGCATGCCGAGCCCCACGTTGGCGCGCCCTCCGGGCAGCGGGAAGATCCACCCATACGCGGGCAGGAGCGCTTCCTCCCAGAAGAAGCCCATGCTGCGCGGGTGTGACAGGCGCACGTCCTCATAATAGGCGCGCACGGCGAAGGCGCCCTCGTGCTCGGAGAAGGCCGGAGCGCCGAGCGCGCCGCGAATCACCGAGGGCGAGCCGTCACAGCCGAGCACCACGTCGGCGCGCAGGGGCTCGCCGTCACGGCAGTGCACGCGCAGGACGTCGTGCTCGCGCTCCAGGCCCTCCACCCGTACGCCCTCGCGCAACGTGGCGCCCGCCTGGACGGCCCGCCGCACCAGCCGCTCGTCGAGCACTTCCCGGGGCACGACACTGGAGCGTCCTCCGAAGAGGCGCTCCGGGATGAGGGCGCTCCAGGTGATGCCTCCGGGGGAGATGGCTCGCACCGAGTCCACGGGGGCGCCCGCGTCGCCAGGCAGCGCACCGAGTCCCAGGCGCTCCAACATCCACAGGGCCCGGGGCGTGCAGCCATCTCCACACGTCTTGTCACGTGGGAAGCGGGCGCGCTCGAGCAGGGTGACGCGCGCGCCTTGTTGGGCGAGCAGGATGGCGGCCGACGAGCCCGCGGGGCCCGCGCCGACGATGACGACATGAGGAGACGTGGCGCGGCCAGACGAGGCGTGGTGGGAAGGGCTCCCCATAGGCGCCCCTTGTACGCCGACTTCGGGCGCTTGAGACACGGACTGGGCGTCCACCGTGAACAGGGACACGGGGCGCCGCCTCGCTAGGGCACGGCCGCCACGCGCACGGGCCGCACCCGCTCCACGGCCGCCTTGAGCTGACCGCAGCCCGCGTCGATGTCGATGCCGCGCCGCTGCCGCACGGTGCTGGGCAGGCCGTAGCCCGCGAGGATGTCCTGGAAGCCCCGCACGGCGTCCGGGCCGCTGGGCCGCTCGGCGTAGCCCACCGTGGGGTTGAGGGGGATGAGGTTGACGTGCGCGTCCATGCCGCGCAGCAACTGGCCCAGCGCGTGCGCCTGCTCGGGCGTGTCGTTCTGCCCGGCGATGAGCGCCCACTCATAGAAGATGCGGCGCTTGCGCTTGTCCGTGTAGTAGCGGCACGCGTCCATCAGCTCGGCGAGGGGCCATTTGCGCGCCGCGGGCACCAGCGCGCCCCGCTCCGCGTCCGTGGCCCCGTGCAGGCTGACGGCGAGCTGCACCGGCCGGTCCTCGTCCGCGAGCCGCCGGATGCCGGGCACCACGCCCACGGTGCTCAGGGTGATGAAGCGGGGCCCGAGCGCCAGCCCCAGCGCGTCCACGAGGATGTCCACCGCCGCCAGCGTGCCCTCGTAGTTGTGCAGGGGCTCGCCCATGCCCATGAGCACCACGTTGCGCAGGGACTCGTTCGTCTCGCGCAGCAGCCGCGTGACGTGCAGCACTTGGCCGATGATTTCCCCGGGCGACAGGTGGCGCACGAAGCCCATCTGCCCCGTGGCGCAGAACACGCAGCCCATGGCGCACCCCGCCTGGGTGCTCAGGCACACCGTGGCCCGGCCCTTGAACCGCATGAGGACCGTCTCCACCGTCTGTCCGTCCTGCATCCGCAAGAGCAGCTTGCGCGTGAAGCCGTCCGTGCTGAAGGCCTCGTGGTGGGTGGCGGGCCGCTCCAGGCGGGCGCGCTCGCGCAGCACCGACACCAGCTCGGGCTTCACGCCCTGGAGCTCATCGAAGGACGCCACCTGCTGGCGGTAGAGCGCGGTCCACAGCAGGTCCCGGTAATGGGCGCTGTAGCCCCAGGTGCTCAGCAGCTCGCCCAGGGCGGCGCGGGGCAGGTCATAGAGGTTGACCCGGGAGGGGGCGGAGGTGGGCGGCATCGTCCCCGAGCGATAACACACCCTGGCCTCTTCTCGTCCAGGGGGCTTGCCTTCCAGGAGGAGGCGACTGGTCCCCGCCTGGCCGGCTGGTGGGGATGCGCCTGGGGGGGATGTGCACCCTGACCCCGAGACTTAGACTGATGATGTGAGATCCGAGCGGCGGTGGGACGTCCTGGTGGTAGGGGGCGGGGCGAGTGGGACGTTGCTGGCGGTCCAGCTCTTGAAGAGCGCCTCGGGCCCCCTGCGGGTGGCGCTTCTGGAGCGGTCGAGCCGGACGGGTCCGGGTCTGGCCTATTCCACGCGCGCTTCCAGTCATCTGCTCAACGTTCCCGCGGGGAAGATGAGTGCCTTCGCGGAAGACCCCGAGCATTTCCTGCGCTGGATGCGCCGCGTGGCCCCGGACACGGCGGCCTGTGACTTCGTCCAGCGTCGGCGCTACGGCCAGTACCTCGAGGCGGTGCTGCGCACGGCCCGCAGGCACGCGGCGCCGGGGGTGAGCCTGGAGCTCCTGAAGGGAGAGGCCGTCTCCTTGTCCCGGGTGGAAGGGGGCGGCTTCCAGGTGGAGCTCGCCGAGGGCTCGCGGCTCGAGGCGCTCCGGGTGGTGCTGGCGGTGGGCAACGCCCAGCCCGCGGATCTCCCGGTGGAGGACGGAGGGCTCTTCTCGAGTCCCCGCTACATCCGCTCGCCCTGGGCTCCGGGTGCCCTGGACGGCATCCAACCCCACCACCCGGTGCTGCTCGTGGGCACGGGCCTGACGATGGTGGACACGGTGCTCTCGCTGGCCGAGCGCCACCATGAAGGCCGCATCCACGCCTTGTCCCGGCATGGCTTGCTTCCCCAGGTGCACCGCCCTGGCGCCGTGGCCGGCGTCCCGGACTTCTCCGCGCCCCGCCATGTCCGCTCCCTGCTCAGGACATTGCGGCGCGAGGTCGCGCGCGCTCCGGAGGACTGGCGGGGGGTCGTGGATGGTTTGCGGCCCGTGACGGCCTCGCTCTGGAGGGATCTGTCCCCCGAGGAGCGGCGCCGCTTCCTGCGCCACCTGCGCGCCTTCTGGGACGTGCACCGCCACCGCATGGCCCCCGCGGTGAACGAGACCCTGCGGCAGCTCCAGCGCACCGGCGTGCTGCGCATCCACGCGGCGCGGGTGCGGGGCTTCCGCCCGTTGGACGAGCACTGGGTGGACGCACGGGTCCGGCCCCGGGGCGCCGCGCACGAGACGTCCCTGCGCGTCCAGCACGTCATCAACTGCACGGGTCCGGATGCGTCCCTGGGCCGGGGCCATCCGCTGCTGCGCACGATGCTCGGCTCCGGACTCGCCCGGATGGACGCGCTGGGGCTCGGTCTGGCCACGGACGGGGAGGGCGCGCTGCTCGACGCGCGGGGCCGCGTGTCCGACGGGCTCTTCGCGCTGGGACCCCTGCGCCGGGGCGAGCTGTGGGAGAGCACCGCCGTGCCGGAGCTCCGCGCGCAGGCCGCCTCCCTGTCGCTGCGGCTGGCGCGCGAGTTCACGCCGCGCCCCGGCCTGTCCGCCCCCGCCGCCACGCTCCCCTTGTCTTAGGTGAGGACACCTCATGGGCCTTCAAATCCACACGGAGACCTTCGCGGACGAGGAGTACGGACGGTTCAGCCAGCGGCTCGCCGAATGCCTCGTGGCACTGCGCGAGGTGCTTTCACGGCCGGGCTTCGGGGTGGGGCCGCACTCGCTCGGCGCCGAGCTGGAGATGTTCCTCGTGGACGCCCATGGCCGGCCGCTGCCGATCAACCTGGACGTGCTCGGCCAGACGAAGGATCCCCGGGTGACGGTGGAGATCGGCCGCTTCAACCTCGAGTGCAACCTGCGGCCCGGCCCCTTCGCGGGACGCCCCTTCACGGCGATGCGCGCGGAGCTCGAGAGCGCGCTCGCGGAGGTGCGGCGCGCGGCGGCCACGAAGGGCGCGCGCGTGGCGGTGACGGGCATCCTCCCCACGCTGCGCGAGGCGGACCTGGGTCCGGGAGCGCTCACGGCCCTGCCGCGCTACCGGGCCATGGCGACCTCGCTGCGCCGCAACCGGGGCGAGGCGCCGATGCGCATCGTCATCAAGGGGGAGGATTTCTTCTCCGAGGAGTGGGACGACGTCTCGCTGGAGGGGGCCAACACCTCGTTGCAGTACCACCTGCGCACCAACCCGGCGGACTTCGCGCGCCTGTACAACGCCTGCCAGTTGGTGACGGCGCCGGTGTTGGCGGTGAGTGGCAACTCGCCCTTCCTCCTGGGGCGGCGGTTGTGGGACGAAACGCGCGTGGCGCTCTTCCGGCAGGCGGTGGATGACCGGGGCGAGGTGTCCCCCGATGCGCCCCGGCCCGGGCGCGTCACCTTCGGGCATGGGTGGGTGCGCGAGGGTGCCTGGGAGCTGTTCGCCGAGTCGGTGGCGCTGCACGCACCGCTGCTGCCCGTGGTGGGTCGGGAATCACCCCTGGAGGTGGTCGCCCAGGGGGGCGTTCCCCGGTTGGACGAACTGAGGCTGCACCAGGGGACGGTCTGGGCGTGGAACCGGGCCGTCTACGACCCGTCCGACGGAGGCCATGTCCGCATCGAGATGCGCGCGCTGCCCGCGGGCCCCACGGTGGAGGACATGCTGGCCAACGGGGCGTTGTTGCTGGGGCTCACCCTGGGCCTGAGCGGTCAGGTGGACGCGCTGCTGCCCGCCATGCCCTTCGCCTACGCCCAACAGAACTTCCTGCGCGCGGCCCGCGAGGGCCTGGACGCGATGCTGTTGTGGCCGGAAAGCCACCTCTCGCCCCCGCGGCCAGTCCCCGCGCCGGTCCTGGTGGAACGGCTACTGCCCGTGGCGCGCGAGGGGTTGCTGGGAGCGGGGGTGGAGCCCGACGAGGCGAACGCCCTGCTCGGCGTCATCCAGGCCCGGTTGCGCGCCGGGTGTACCGGCGCACGCTGGCAGCGGAAGATGTTGGCTCGCCTGGAAGCCCACATGCCCCGGGCCGACGCCCTGGGGGCCTTGTTGGAGCGCTACCTGTCCCTCGCGGCGTCCGGCAGGCCGGTCCACGAGTGGCCTTGGGACTGAAATGACGTCCTTGTCGCTTCGACCCTTGCGACCAGCCCCGCACCTTTGCGACGCTCGGCACCTCTTGCATGCCCCTCGTTGCGTTGGTGTGCCCTGGTGAGTGAGCCTGTTGCTGCGAAGGTCCTCGTCGTTGAGGACAACCGGACGATGCTGGCCCTGATGCAGTACTACCTGAGCAAGGACTTCACCGTCTTTCTCGCCAGGTCCGCTGAGGAAGCGCTCGAAGTGCTTCAGCGGGAGCAACTGCACGCGGTCGTATCGGATCAAAACCTCGGAGACGGGCTCATGGGGGTGGATCTCCTCAAGCGCGTCTCCGAACTCCAACCCCATGCCGCGCGCATCCTGGTGACGGCATCCCAGAAGCTGGAGGACGCCCAGAAAGCCATCAATGAAGCGCGGGTGAACCACTTCCTCACCAAGCCCTTCACCGAGCAGGAGCTCAAGAACACGGTGGGACAGGCGGTGCACAACGCCGCCCTGGTGGCCATCCGCGACAAGATGGTGCACGAGCTCAAGGAGCAGCTGGGGCTGCGTCCCGCGCACAAGCCCGCCACGGGCCGCTCGTCCCTGTCGAGCACGCGCATCAAGACGGTCGAGCCCCGCTCGCCCGAGTCCCGCGCCGCCTCCCAGTCGCTCATCCCCGAGAGCGAGCGCCTGGCGTTCCGCGATGGCCTGACGGGGCTCTACAACCACCGCTACTTCCAGGAGGCGCTGAGCGCCGGCCTGTTGAGCGCGCGGCGCCGCGAGCAGAAGCTGGTGCTGTTGCTCATCGACATCGACGGCTTCCGCCACCTCAACCTCACCCGGGGCTACGCCGAGGGCGACAAGCTGCTGCGCCGCGTGGCGCAGTTGGTGACGGATCTGATGGAGGACCCCGTCACCCACGCGCGCAGCGACAACTCGTCGGAGATCGCCGCCCGGTACGACTGGGACGTGTTCGGCGTGGTGCTCTGCAACGCGGACGTGGAGCGGGCCCTGCACTACGCGGAGCGGCTGCGCAAGGCGGTGGAGGAGCTGGACTTCCCGGAGGGCACCGGCGCCGCGGTGGGCGCGGTGACGGTGAGCGCCGGCGTGGCCGTGTTTCCGGATCAGGCCCGGACCGAGCAGGACCTGGTCTCCGCGGCCGAGCGGGCGCTGCGCGCGTCCAAGGCGGCCGGACCCAACCGCATCTTCGTGGCCCCCAAGGGCTGAAGAAACCGACGCTTCCGCCCGGTTGTCGACACGGGCGGAGGGACTCCCCGTAGGGGGGGTTGTCTCCCAGGGGGGGCGGACGCATATGTGCGGCCCCTGGGAGCCAAGAGCATGCAGATGCCCACCGTGATGTCCTGGTTGACCCGCCTGTCGCTCGCCGCCGCGCTGAGCGCCTGCTCGTCGGCGTCCGCCCCGCGAGAGTCCTCCTCCGCTTCCCAGGAAGAGCTCGTCATCCAGACACCCGTGGCCTCCCGCTCCTTCGTGTCCTTCCCGGCGCTGGGCTCGCCCACGCCCGTGCAGGTGGCGGGACAGTTGAGCGTGCCCCAGGGGGCCTCGGAGCGGCTTCCCGCGGTGGTCATCGCCCATGGCTCGGGCGGCGTGGACAGCCGGGGCGCCTTCTATGCCCGGGCGCTCAACGAGGCGGGCATCGCCACGTTGGAAATCGACATGTGGTCCGCCCGCGGGCTGTCCGGGGGCGCGGAGGGGCGGCCCCAGGCCGTCTCCGAGACGCTGCCCGACGCCTACGGCGCCTTGAAGTTCCTGTCCGCCCACCCCGCCATTGACGCCTCGCGCATCGGCATCATGGGGTTCTCATGGGGCGGGGTGATGTCGATGCTGACCGCCACCCGGGAGAACGCCGCCCGGGCCGAGGCGGGCCAGCACTTCGTGGCCCATGCGCCCCTCTACCCGGTGTGTTGGGTGTACAACCGCGTGCCCGGCTATGCGTTCGGGGATCTCACCGGAGCCCCCGTCTTCATCCAGGCGGGCACGGCGGACACGTACGACGCGCCCGATTCCTGCCGGGCGCTGATCGACAGCCTGAGCCACGCGGACAGCAGGAACCTGACCCTGACCGTCTACCCCGGGGCGACGCATGGGTGGGATCGGCTGGAGCCGGCCCGTCAGATCGAGGATCCCTACGCGCATCGGGGCCAGGGCGGCGCGGTGGACCTGGTGCCTTCTCCCGAGTCGGCCCTGGAGTCGCGCAAGGCCCTGGTGGCCTTCTTCCAGCGCGCCTTCGAGCTCACGCCCTGAGCCCGCGCCTCAGGCGTCCTTGCCCACGTGGATGACCTTCGTGTCCGCGATGTAGTCGTGCAGGCAGCGGCTCGGCTCGGCGAAGATGACGAGCGAGTCGACGAGGTTGAAGACGTTGCACGTGGCCGAGCCGATGATCGCCGGGACGACGTTGCGCAGCACGAGGAGCCGGCCGAGTCCCACGGGGCTTCCATCCATGCGCACCACCTTGATGCCGACCATCCGCTTGCCGAACGTCTGTGCGTGCTCGAGGAGCACGTAGAGCTGGTAGCAGAGGACGAACACGAGCGCCCCCCCTCCGAACAGGATCGCGCCCCAGTCCTTGTCCACCGCGGTGCCCAGGAGGATTCCCACGAACATGGGGAGCACCACGAAGAGCTGATCCACCATGACCGCGCCCAGCCGGCTCGAGCGGGTGGCCAATTGGGGCTCGGTGCGTGGCAGGCAGTCGGTGCAGTAGTCCTGCCGGTCCGCGCCCACCTGGAAACACAGCTCGCAGGCGTAGTTGCCACATCGGTTGCAGATGGTGGCGGCGGAGCGCTCGGGATGGATGGCGCACTGCGCCCCCCGAGGCTCGGAGTCCATGGACATGGGCTGGGACATGCACCGGATATTCGCAGTGGAGCCCTTGGCTCATCAAGGTCTCAGCCCCCGGACTCCTCCTCGCCCCCTCGGCGCAGGCCCAGCCTCCGTCGCAGCTCCCGGGCGGATTGGCGGCTCACCTCCACGGTGTGTCCGCGCCCCGTCCGCGCCAGGTAGCCCCCCGTCTCCAGGGGCTCCAGCCGGGTGACGTGGGCGAGGTTGAGCAGGGCGCGGCGGTGCACGCGGTGGAAGCCCTCGGTGGGCAGGCGCTCCACCAGCTCCTGCAAGGAGAAGTCGGTGAGGTAGTCGCCCTGGGTGGTGAAGACGGTGACGAGCTCGTCCTCGAGCGTGGCGTGGGAGATGGCCTCCGGCGCCACGAGGACGATGCCCTGGCGGGTGGGAATGGGCAGCCGGTCCAGGGGCCTGGCGGAGGCCTCTGCCGGAGGCGAGAGCCGGGCGCGCACCCGCTCCAGGGCCTTCTGCAGGCGCGAGGCCTCCACGGGCTTGAGCACATAGTCCACGGCGCCGTGCTCGAAGGCCTCCACCGCGTGGTCCGCGTGCGCGGTGACGAAGATGACGTGGGGGCCACTCGGGGGCAGCAGCGCGAGCGCGTCCAGGCCGCTGAGCCCGGGCATGTGGATGTCGAGCAACACCACGTCCACGCCGCCCGCGCGCACCATGTCGAGCACGGCGGCTCCATCGGAGGCCTCGCCGCACACGGTGATGCCGGGCAGGGCCGCCACCAGACGCGCGAGGCGCTTGCGGGCGACGAGTTCGTCGTCGGCGATGAGGACGCGCAGGGGAGGACTCACGCGCTGGAAGTGTAGGCCACCTCCTGGCTCCCGGGGGAGTCGCGCACGCTTGCCAGCGGGTGCCTCGAACGCGG from Melittangium boletus DSM 14713 includes the following:
- a CDS encoding NAD(P)/FAD-dependent oxidoreductase, with the translated sequence MGSPSHHASSGRATSPHVVIVGAGPAGSSAAILLAQQGARVTLLERARFPRDKTCGDGCTPRALWMLERLGLGALPGDAGAPVDSVRAISPGGITWSALIPERLFGGRSSVVPREVLDERLVRRAVQAGATLREGVRVEGLEREHDVLRVHCRDGEPLRADVVLGCDGSPSVIRGALGAPAFSEHEGAFAVRAYYEDVRLSHPRSMGFFWEEALLPAYGWIFPLPGGRANVGLGMRADQLAASGVRLPELLERFCASPHVAAELAGARRVGRVKGHHLPFGSSARHTTFDRALLLGDAAGFVNPLTGEGIEFALESGAFAAEALAEAFATGDLSARGLGGYARRWQTRFRTAFRLNRRLMWAFERPRLLDRIFHLANRDERARDELIDVLSGEATRLSWRFLAAVAFGR
- the rlmN gene encoding 23S rRNA (adenine(2503)-C(2))-methyltransferase RlmN, with amino-acid sequence MPPTSAPSRVNLYDLPRAALGELLSTWGYSAHYRDLLWTALYRQQVASFDELQGVKPELVSVLRERARLERPATHHEAFSTDGFTRKLLLRMQDGQTVETVLMRFKGRATVCLSTQAGCAMGCVFCATGQMGFVRHLSPGEIIGQVLHVTRLLRETNESLRNVVLMGMGEPLHNYEGTLAAVDILVDALGLALGPRFITLSTVGVVPGIRRLADEDRPVQLAVSLHGATDAERGALVPAARKWPLAELMDACRYYTDKRKRRIFYEWALIAGQNDTPEQAHALGQLLRGMDAHVNLIPLNPTVGYAERPSGPDAVRGFQDILAGYGLPSTVRQRRGIDIDAGCGQLKAAVERVRPVRVAAVP
- a CDS encoding FAD/NAD(P)-binding protein — protein: MRSERRWDVLVVGGGASGTLLAVQLLKSASGPLRVALLERSSRTGPGLAYSTRASSHLLNVPAGKMSAFAEDPEHFLRWMRRVAPDTAACDFVQRRRYGQYLEAVLRTARRHAAPGVSLELLKGEAVSLSRVEGGGFQVELAEGSRLEALRVVLAVGNAQPADLPVEDGGLFSSPRYIRSPWAPGALDGIQPHHPVLLVGTGLTMVDTVLSLAERHHEGRIHALSRHGLLPQVHRPGAVAGVPDFSAPRHVRSLLRTLRREVARAPEDWRGVVDGLRPVTASLWRDLSPEERRRFLRHLRAFWDVHRHRMAPAVNETLRQLQRTGVLRIHAARVRGFRPLDEHWVDARVRPRGAAHETSLRVQHVINCTGPDASLGRGHPLLRTMLGSGLARMDALGLGLATDGEGALLDARGRVSDGLFALGPLRRGELWESTAVPELRAQAASLSLRLAREFTPRPGLSAPAATLPLS
- a CDS encoding glutamate--cysteine ligase, coding for MGLQIHTETFADEEYGRFSQRLAECLVALREVLSRPGFGVGPHSLGAELEMFLVDAHGRPLPINLDVLGQTKDPRVTVEIGRFNLECNLRPGPFAGRPFTAMRAELESALAEVRRAAATKGARVAVTGILPTLREADLGPGALTALPRYRAMATSLRRNRGEAPMRIVIKGEDFFSEEWDDVSLEGANTSLQYHLRTNPADFARLYNACQLVTAPVLAVSGNSPFLLGRRLWDETRVALFRQAVDDRGEVSPDAPRPGRVTFGHGWVREGAWELFAESVALHAPLLPVVGRESPLEVVAQGGVPRLDELRLHQGTVWAWNRAVYDPSDGGHVRIEMRALPAGPTVEDMLANGALLLGLTLGLSGQVDALLPAMPFAYAQQNFLRAAREGLDAMLLWPESHLSPPRPVPAPVLVERLLPVAREGLLGAGVEPDEANALLGVIQARLRAGCTGARWQRKMLARLEAHMPRADALGALLERYLSLAASGRPVHEWPWD
- a CDS encoding GGDEF domain-containing response regulator; translated protein: MSEPVAAKVLVVEDNRTMLALMQYYLSKDFTVFLARSAEEALEVLQREQLHAVVSDQNLGDGLMGVDLLKRVSELQPHAARILVTASQKLEDAQKAINEARVNHFLTKPFTEQELKNTVGQAVHNAALVAIRDKMVHELKEQLGLRPAHKPATGRSSLSSTRIKTVEPRSPESRAASQSLIPESERLAFRDGLTGLYNHRYFQEALSAGLLSARRREQKLVLLLIDIDGFRHLNLTRGYAEGDKLLRRVAQLVTDLMEDPVTHARSDNSSEIAARYDWDVFGVVLCNADVERALHYAERLRKAVEELDFPEGTGAAVGAVTVSAGVAVFPDQARTEQDLVSAAERALRASKAAGPNRIFVAPKG
- a CDS encoding dienelactone hydrolase family protein; the encoded protein is MQMPTVMSWLTRLSLAAALSACSSASAPRESSSASQEELVIQTPVASRSFVSFPALGSPTPVQVAGQLSVPQGASERLPAVVIAHGSGGVDSRGAFYARALNEAGIATLEIDMWSARGLSGGAEGRPQAVSETLPDAYGALKFLSAHPAIDASRIGIMGFSWGGVMSMLTATRENAARAEAGQHFVAHAPLYPVCWVYNRVPGYAFGDLTGAPVFIQAGTADTYDAPDSCRALIDSLSHADSRNLTLTVYPGATHGWDRLEPARQIEDPYAHRGQGGAVDLVPSPESALESRKALVAFFQRAFELTP
- a CDS encoding RDD family protein; protein product: MSQPMSMDSEPRGAQCAIHPERSAATICNRCGNYACELCFQVGADRQDYCTDCLPRTEPQLATRSSRLGAVMVDQLFVVLPMFVGILLGTAVDKDWGAILFGGGALVFVLCYQLYVLLEHAQTFGKRMVGIKVVRMDGSPVGLGRLLVLRNVVPAIIGSATCNVFNLVDSLVIFAEPSRCLHDYIADTKVIHVGKDA
- a CDS encoding LytR/AlgR family response regulator transcription factor, translating into MSPPLRVLIADDELVARKRLARLVAALPGITVCGEASDGAAVLDMVRAGGVDVVLLDIHMPGLSGLDALALLPPSGPHVIFVTAHADHAVEAFEHGAVDYVLKPVEASRLQKALERVRARLSPPAEASARPLDRLPIPTRQGIVLVAPEAISHATLEDELVTVFTTQGDYLTDFSLQELVERLPTEGFHRVHRRALLNLAHVTRLEPLETGGYLARTGRGHTVEVSRQSARELRRRLGLRRGGEEESGG